TGCTTGGGTGGGAAGGACGTTTTGAGCCGGTCATGTGTGCTGGGAAGCGAGTGCTTATTGAACCGCTTTCAAGCCCTTGAACCCGAGGACCGATTTCTCTTGGTGGTCAGGCTTGCGGATGGGACGGAAGTTCCCTTTAGATCCTATTCCGGTAGGACGCGGTGAAACCACGCGATGACACCGCAGGCTAGGTGCAGCATGGCCAGCCAGGTGTCCTCGCGTTTCTCCCAACGCACCAAGATGCGCCGGAAGCGGTTGTGCCAGGAATGCGCTCGCTCCACCACCCACCGTCGCGCCTTCTTGTGGGCGCTGCGCTCCATCTCGCGCGTGCGGTAGTCACGCGGCCGTACATGCAGGGTCAAGCCAAAGTCCTCAGCGACCCGTCGCACCTCGTCATAGTCGTAGCCTGCATCCAGACACAGGCCCTGCGGTTGTTGGCTCGTGGAACCAGGCCGCGGCACGGGGATGGATTCGAGCGTCTGGCGCAGCAGTTTGTGGCCCTTCGTGTTGGCGCCACCCACCACGAGCCCGATAGGTACGCCCCGCCCATCGCACAGCACGCTTCTCTTGCTCCCTTTTTTCCCTCTGTCGGTGGGGTTGGGGCCGGTTTTTTCCCCTCCCAGCGGCGCTTTGCCCTGGGCTCCGTCTACAGCCAGCCACTCCCAGTCGATGCCTCCCAGCGCCTCGTACATCAGCAGCCCCTGGCGCCAGAACTCCCAAAACACTCCAGCCTCCAACCACTCCCGGAAACGTCTGTAGGCCGAGGACGGTCCGCACACTCCTGTGGCCTTCAGCGCTCGCCACTGCATGCCCGTGCGCAGCACCAACAAGATGAGGGTGTTCCCCTGGACGCGATGCGAGCCGGGGCCGAGGAACACGGGTGTAGACCCTCACCCCCCGCCCTCTCCCAGAGGGAGAGGGAGCATGCGCAACCCGAGTATCAGCGGTTGCGCTGCATCCAGCGCCAGGCGGACTCGACGATGCTGTCGAGCTTCTGTTGCGTGGGCTTCCAGCCGAGCTCGCGCATGATGCGCGCGGAGCTGGCGATGAGCACCGCCGGATCTCCCGCCCGCCGCGGGCCCTTGGTCACCGGAATCTCCCTTCCCGTGACGCGGCGCGCGCAGTCGATGACCTGCTTCACGCTGTAGCCCTCGCCTCCGCAGCCCAGGTTGTAGATGGAGCTCGGGTGGCCCGTGGCCAGCGCATGCAGCGCGAGGATGTGCGCCTGCGCCAGATCCACCACGTGGATGTAGTCGCGCACGCAGGTGCCATCCGGCGTGGGGTAGTCGTCTCCGAAGACGGTGACGTCCGGACGCAGGCCGGCCGCCGCCTGGAGCACGATGGGAATGAGGTGCGTCTCCGGGTCGTGGCGCTCGCCACTGCGCCCGGTGGCCCCGGCGGCGTTGAAGTAGCGCAGGCTCACGTACTTCAGCCCATGGGCGCCGTCGTACCAGCGCAGCGCCCGCTCGAAGGCGAGCTTCGTCTCGCCGTACGGGTTGGTCGGCTGCGTCGGGTCGCTCTCCTCGATGGGCTGCTTGGCCGGCTCGCCGTAGACCGCGGCCGTGGAGGAGAAGACGAGCACCTTCACGTCCGCCTCGCGCATGGCGTCCAGCAGGCTGAGCCCGCCGAGAACGTTGTTGCGGTAGTACTTCGCGGGGACCTTCACCGACTCGCCCACCAGCGAGTCGGCCGCCATGTGCACCACCGCCTCGATCTTGTGCTGGACGAGCGTCTCGCGCAGCAGCGCGGTGTCGAGCAGATCCCCCTTCACGAAGGTGGCGCCCTCCACCACCGCCTCGCGGTGGCCCTTGTAGAGGCTGTCGTAGACGAGGGCCTGGTCACCCCCCCGCAGCAACTCCTCCGTCACCACGCTTCCGATGTAGCCCGCACCGCCCGTCACCATGACCTTCATCGACAGTCCCTCCACACTCCGCGCAGGCCGCCCGGCCACCGCCGGACACCCGCCGCGCGGGCTTGATTTCATCTTCCTCGAGGTAACGCTCGAGGGCCTTGGTGAGCGGTGGCATGAGCTGAGCGCGCTCGCTCGCCAGAACGCTGTAGCGCGGCCGCGGCGCTGTCCACCCGAAAGATTCCAACGGGCGTGCTTCCACGTGCCTCGGGTTCAGCCCGGCCAGGCGGGCGGCCTGGGTCGCGAGCTCCGCCCACGTCACCTCGCCCTCGTTGGTGAGGTGCCAGACGCCGGTCGCCTCGTCCATGAGCAGATCCAGGCAGGTGTGCACGAGGTCCGGGACGTACGTGGGCGAGACGACCACGTCTTCCACCGCCGCGAACCGCTCTCCGCGGGCGATCGTCCCGAGCGCGAGGGTGAGAAAGTTGTGATGATCCCACGGGCCGAAGAAGGCCCCCGTGCGCACCACCAGCGCATCGGGCATCCGCTCCAGCACCCGGCGCTCGGCCTCCACCTTGCTGTGGCCATACTGGTTGAGCGGTTGGACCCGGTTGCTCTCCAGGTAGGCCGAGCGACGCTCCCCTCCGAAGACGAGGTCCGAGGAGAAGGTGACCAGCCGCACATCCCGCGCGCCGCAGGCGGCGGCGAGGAGCTCCGGGCCGAGGGCGTTCTCCCGGAAGCACCGCTCGGCGTCCACCTCGGCGTCATCCACGCGCACGTAGCCCGCGGCGTTGATGACGGCCCAGGGCTGGTACCGCTCGAGCGCGCGCTCCACCGATTCCGGCGAGGTGATGTCCATGTCCTGGCGGGACAGGAGCCTGAAGGCGATGCCTCGCGTCGTACACAGCCGCGCGAAGGCCCGCCCCAGGGTGCCCGTCGCGCCCGAGATGAGAATGGGCCGGGGCTGTCCGGCGTCCGCGCGCCGGGGGGGCACATACGTGGCGTAGGGCGCCGGGCTGTCCCCGTGAAGGCTCGCGGCGAAGTTCGCCTCCGGCCGCTCATCGCGCCGCCACCAGCCGGGCGAGGCGAGCACCGGGTGCTCGAACTTCCCGCGCGTGGCCAGTGCGTGCGTCATCCAGGCCAGCGCGGTGGGGCGCGGGCGCGGCGCGCGCATGTCGAAGACGCCCGGCTCGTAGAAGCCGCGCTCGGCCGTCACCAGCGTGTTCCAGTCGTAGGCCCCAGCAGGCTCCACACGGTGAGGGCACGCACGTCCACGCCCTCCGCGCGCAGCGAGCACACGGCCTCCCATGCCTCCGCCAGCCAGCGCAGCTGGTCCTCGCGGGTGCAGCCCAGGTGCACCTCGGTGAAGGCCACCGGCAGCCGGTAGCGCTCCCAGGCCCACTTGAGCACGTCCCGGTGCCCGGAGATGGCGTCCTTCCACACCCCGGCCACGTGCACGTCCGCGTAGGCGTCGCGCTCGTTGCCGCCGTGCGACCAGGCCGGGTAGTGCTCCATCCGCTCGTCGAGCAGCCGGTCGCTGGTGATGTAGTAGTTCATCCCCACCACGTCCGGGGGCATGGGGTTGTCGAGGAACCACCCCAGCTCCTGCTCGGACACGCCCCAGCGCAGCAGGTAGGGCCACAGCGGGTGCTGGCGATCGATGCGCCCGCAGAGCAGATCCAGGCTCAGCCAGCGCCGGTGGTTCTCGAACTCCGCCTGATAGGCGAGGTGCGGCGTGCTGTAGGTGCGCCCCATGTCCTCCGTCTGGATGAGGCGGGCCGCGGGGTTCACCTCGCGGATGGCGCGCATGGCCTCCACCACCGCGCGGCACTGCACCATCATCGTGCGCGCGAAGGTGGGGTAGTCCTTGCCGTGCGGATACCAGTGGCCGTAGAGCCCGCTGAAGCGCCCGGTGGTGAGCGGCTCGTTGACGGGGGTGTAGTCCTCCACCCACGGGTAGCGCTCGGCCACGGCCCGCGCGTATTGCGCGAGCTCGAAGGGGAAGGCCGGGTCCACCAGGCTGGTGTGCCTGGGTCCGCTGCCGTGGTGGACAAGGCCCACGATGGGCCGCATCCCCAGCTCCCGCAGGTGGGCCAGCCGCGCGTCCGGCCACGTCCAGTCCGCGCGATGTGGCCCGTTCGGGGCGATCTGCTCCCACAGCACCGGGTAGCGGATGGCCTTGATGCCGAGCGCCGCGATGAGATCCAGGTCCTCGATGCGCCGCCAGTGGCCGCTGCGCGCCATCTGATCGAAGTACCGGTCACCCACCCGGTTGACCGTGCCCTCGATGCCGCCCCAGAGCTCGGGGAGGCCCTCGGGCCTTCCGGAGTTCTTCGGGCTCACGCGTGCCCCTCCACCTGCATGTCCAGCAGCTCGCGGCGGCGCACGCCGATGATCTTCGTGCACAGGGTCAGCGCCTGCGCCACCACCTGGTCCATGTTGTAGTACTTGTACGTGGCCAGCCGGCCCACGAAGTGGACGCCCGGCGTGTCCTTCGCCAGCGCCTCGTACTTGCGGTACAGCTCGGCGTTCTCCGGACGGGGCACCGGGTAGTACGGATCCC
The sequence above is drawn from the Archangium gephyra genome and encodes:
- the galE gene encoding UDP-glucose 4-epimerase GalE, which translates into the protein MKVMVTGGAGYIGSVVTEELLRGGDQALVYDSLYKGHREAVVEGATFVKGDLLDTALLRETLVQHKIEAVVHMAADSLVGESVKVPAKYYRNNVLGGLSLLDAMREADVKVLVFSSTAAVYGEPAKQPIEESDPTQPTNPYGETKLAFERALRWYDGAHGLKYVSLRYFNAAGATGRSGERHDPETHLIPIVLQAAAGLRPDVTVFGDDYPTPDGTCVRDYIHVVDLAQAHILALHALATGHPSSIYNLGCGGEGYSVKQVIDCARRVTGREIPVTKGPRRAGDPAVLIASSARIMRELGWKPTQQKLDSIVESAWRWMQRNR
- a CDS encoding SDR family oxidoreductase, producing MEPAGAYDWNTLVTAERGFYEPGVFDMRAPRPRPTALAWMTHALATRGKFEHPVLASPGWWRRDERPEANFAASLHGDSPAPYATYVPPRRADAGQPRPILISGATGTLGRAFARLCTTRGIAFRLLSRQDMDITSPESVERALERYQPWAVINAAGYVRVDDAEVDAERCFRENALGPELLAAACGARDVRLVTFSSDLVFGGERRSAYLESNRVQPLNQYGHSKVEAERRVLERMPDALVVRTGAFFGPWDHHNFLTLALGTIARGERFAAVEDVVVSPTYVPDLVHTCLDLLMDEATGVWHLTNEGEVTWAELATQAARLAGLNPRHVEARPLESFGWTAPRPRYSVLASERAQLMPPLTKALERYLEEDEIKPARRVSGGGRAACAECGGTVDEGHGDGRCGLHRKRGDGGVAAGG
- a CDS encoding family 1 glycosylhydrolase: MSPKNSGRPEGLPELWGGIEGTVNRVGDRYFDQMARSGHWRRIEDLDLIAALGIKAIRYPVLWEQIAPNGPHRADWTWPDARLAHLRELGMRPIVGLVHHGSGPRHTSLVDPAFPFELAQYARAVAERYPWVEDYTPVNEPLTTGRFSGLYGHWYPHGKDYPTFARTMMVQCRAVVEAMRAIREVNPAARLIQTEDMGRTYSTPHLAYQAEFENHRRWLSLDLLCGRIDRQHPLWPYLLRWGVSEQELGWFLDNPMPPDVVGMNYYITSDRLLDERMEHYPAWSHGGNERDAYADVHVAGVWKDAISGHRDVLKWAWERYRLPVAFTEVHLGCTREDQLRWLAEAWEAVCSLRAEGVDVRALTVWSLLGPTTGTRW